A part of Gramella sp. MAR_2010_147 genomic DNA contains:
- the dapB gene encoding 4-hydroxy-tetrahydrodipicolinate reductase, whose translation MNIALLGYGRMGKTIEEIAENRGHKIVLKLNEDIEDHNLEELEIDIAIDFSVPKAAFKNITTCFQHNIPVVSGTTGWLDDYEKAREICKNEGSAFIYASNFSLGVNVFFELNQKLAGMMQGLEDYSVNIEEVHHLQKLDSPSGTAITLAQQILEENSKLKGWQLDDADEDEIPVTAKREENVPGTHTVTYESNIDKIEIVHTAKSRQGFALGAVVAAEYLKDKTGIFSMRDVLSDLFKN comes from the coding sequence ATGAACATAGCGCTATTAGGTTACGGAAGAATGGGTAAAACCATTGAAGAGATCGCTGAAAATCGCGGCCATAAGATTGTTCTTAAACTCAACGAGGATATTGAGGATCACAATTTAGAAGAGTTAGAGATCGATATAGCCATCGATTTTAGTGTACCAAAAGCAGCCTTTAAAAATATTACTACCTGCTTTCAGCACAATATCCCGGTTGTGAGCGGTACTACAGGCTGGCTGGATGATTATGAGAAGGCGCGTGAAATTTGCAAAAATGAGGGTTCAGCCTTTATCTATGCCTCTAATTTTAGCCTGGGAGTAAACGTGTTCTTTGAGCTGAATCAAAAACTGGCCGGAATGATGCAGGGACTTGAAGATTATTCGGTTAATATTGAGGAGGTACACCACCTGCAAAAACTGGATTCCCCAAGCGGAACAGCTATTACACTTGCGCAACAAATCCTTGAAGAAAACTCTAAATTAAAAGGCTGGCAGCTTGATGATGCCGATGAAGATGAAATTCCAGTCACCGCTAAAAGAGAAGAGAATGTACCCGGAACTCATACGGTTACTTATGAATCTAACATAGATAAAATAGAAATTGTTCACACTGCAAAATCACGACAGGGGTTTGCACTTGGAGCGGTAGTAGCTGCCGAATATTTAAAGGATAAGACCGGTATTTTCAGCATGAGAGATGTACTTTCAGATCTTTTTAAAAATTAA
- the lepB gene encoding signal peptidase I has protein sequence MTFTEWFIFFLLLQVVHFLGTWKLYQRAGRKAWEAAIPVYNAVILMKIINRPWWWVVLMFIPIVNLIIIPVIWVETIRSFGRHSTAETFAVILTLGLYIYYVNYATENAYIVDRDLKPRTEAGEWISSVLFAVIAATIVHTYFMQPFTIPTSSLEKTLLVGDFLFVSKFHYGARVPGTAVAFPMVHDTIPGLGVKSYLNKPQIPYFRFPGFEEIERNDIVVFNWPVDTVRKFFDRSGKHYKKPVDKKSNYVKRAVGVPGDSLSVVNGYVHINGKQLELPERAKPQFSYIGKTKGQPFDPYSLYKLYDITDGFSYNPNNNAFGIQSLSDEAFERFKNHPNVATIERYVDSAGVKNPNVFPNDGKRNWNNDNLGPIYIPKKGATVDITPQSMAFYKEIIETYEGSEFGLDNTLKINGTQVLLNGQPIETYTFKQDYYWMMGDNRNNSEDSRVWGYVPANHVVGKPVFIWLSWDSNASGFDKIRWDRVFTTVKGDGEPTSFLPYFLIILVIFFGWKYFKKRREA, from the coding sequence ATGACTTTTACCGAATGGTTTATTTTTTTCCTGCTCCTACAGGTGGTTCATTTTCTAGGAACCTGGAAATTATATCAAAGAGCAGGTAGAAAAGCCTGGGAAGCTGCAATACCGGTTTATAATGCAGTGATATTGATGAAGATCATTAATCGCCCCTGGTGGTGGGTTGTCTTAATGTTCATTCCTATTGTGAACCTTATCATTATCCCTGTGATCTGGGTAGAAACCATAAGAAGTTTCGGGAGGCATTCCACTGCAGAAACTTTCGCTGTAATACTTACACTTGGACTGTACATCTATTATGTAAACTACGCTACTGAGAATGCTTATATAGTAGATCGGGATCTAAAACCCAGAACCGAAGCGGGAGAATGGATAAGCTCAGTGCTATTTGCTGTAATTGCTGCAACGATAGTCCACACTTATTTTATGCAACCCTTTACCATCCCTACTTCTTCCCTTGAGAAGACCTTACTGGTTGGTGACTTTCTTTTTGTAAGTAAATTTCATTATGGTGCAAGAGTGCCGGGAACTGCTGTTGCATTTCCAATGGTGCATGATACTATTCCTGGTCTTGGGGTGAAATCGTATTTAAACAAACCTCAGATCCCGTATTTCAGATTCCCTGGTTTTGAAGAAATAGAACGTAACGATATTGTTGTCTTCAACTGGCCCGTGGATACAGTTAGAAAATTCTTTGATAGATCTGGGAAACACTATAAAAAACCTGTAGATAAGAAATCTAATTATGTAAAAAGAGCTGTAGGTGTACCCGGGGATTCACTTTCAGTAGTAAATGGATATGTTCATATTAATGGTAAGCAATTAGAGCTACCAGAGAGGGCAAAACCTCAATTCTCCTATATTGGCAAAACTAAAGGTCAGCCATTCGACCCGTACAGTCTTTACAAACTTTATGACATTACCGATGGTTTTTCCTACAATCCTAACAATAATGCTTTTGGTATTCAGTCATTATCTGATGAAGCTTTTGAGCGATTTAAGAATCATCCTAATGTTGCCACAATAGAAAGGTATGTAGATTCAGCGGGAGTTAAAAACCCGAATGTCTTTCCTAATGACGGAAAACGCAATTGGAACAACGATAATTTGGGACCTATTTATATTCCGAAAAAAGGAGCAACCGTTGATATTACTCCTCAAAGTATGGCCTTTTATAAGGAGATTATTGAAACTTATGAAGGTTCAGAGTTTGGACTTGATAATACGCTAAAAATCAACGGAACCCAGGTTTTACTGAATGGACAACCTATAGAAACCTACACCTTTAAACAGGATTATTACTGGATGATGGGTGACAACAGGAATAATTCAGAAGATAGCCGGGTATGGGGTTACGTACCTGCAAATCATGTGGTAGGAAAGCCGGTTTTCATCTGGTTAAGTTGGGATTCTAATGCCAGCGGATTTGATAAAATACGATGGGATCGTGTTTTTACAACGGTTAAAGGGGATGGCGAACCAACTTCTTTCTTACCCTATTTCCTTATAATTCTGGTGATTTTCTTTGGATGGAAATATTTCAAAAAACGTAGAGAAGCCTAA
- a CDS encoding WbqC family protein has translation MKPVLLHPSYFGPISQWVTHVNAEKVVFENEDNYQKQTYRNRMYIYDANGKLTLNIPIKHRAALGLSTKGHQKYKDIQIENEFDWQKQHWRAFKASYQTSPFFEFYEDELYPIYHKPFKYLMDLNYKCMEFVADCLQIDFSFEKTDEFIRKPEDKLNYRNLVNAKSNQGFNNTPYTQVFDAKAGFLPNLCILDLIFNEGNAALSYLEEQELKLDLR, from the coding sequence ATGAAACCTGTTTTATTACATCCCTCCTATTTTGGACCTATAAGCCAATGGGTAACTCATGTGAATGCTGAAAAAGTTGTTTTTGAGAATGAAGATAACTATCAAAAACAAACCTATCGTAACCGAATGTATATTTACGATGCAAATGGCAAGCTAACCCTGAACATCCCCATAAAACATCGAGCCGCATTAGGTTTAAGCACAAAGGGACATCAGAAATATAAAGATATCCAGATTGAAAATGAATTTGACTGGCAAAAGCAACACTGGCGAGCTTTTAAGGCCTCTTATCAAACTTCTCCATTTTTTGAATTTTATGAGGATGAGTTATACCCCATTTATCATAAACCATTCAAATATCTAATGGATCTTAATTATAAGTGCATGGAGTTCGTGGCAGATTGTCTTCAAATAGATTTTAGTTTTGAAAAAACTGACGAATTCATTCGGAAGCCAGAAGACAAACTGAATTACAGAAATTTGGTAAATGCCAAATCTAATCAAGGCTTTAATAATACACCATATACGCAGGTTTTCGATGCGAAAGCCGGTTTTCTCCCAAATCTATGTATCCTGGATCTTATCTTTAATGAAGGGAATGCTGCTTTGAGTTATCTTGAAGAACAGGAATTAAAACTGGATCTTCGTTAA
- a CDS encoding endonuclease/exonuclease/phosphatase family protein: protein MKKLGLFDKFIFILNSFAATALLFSYLLPLIPPKTFPLLSVLSLGVPVLIILNALFLVYWIFRTKRQVLLSLIVLILGYNYVSSFVKFSGAETDKEQVSDLSLMSYNVRMFNAYEWSERKDIPEKITNFIKEQNPDILCVQEHYIGAAELAKIYPYEYVKLKGKNAEFGSAIFSKYPIINQASLDFPQQGNNNAIYADIVVKKDTVRVFNVHFQSLNIKPGIDDLQKEDSKKLLGRIGYGFSLQQEQAEALGKELTKSPYNTVVAGDFNNTSFSYIYNLVNQDDRFNDAFLEAGSGFGKSFKLNYFPLRIDFLLIEDKMTINEFRKFEVDYSDHYPVLTKIQF, encoded by the coding sequence ATGAAGAAGTTGGGCCTCTTTGATAAATTCATTTTTATTCTGAATTCCTTTGCAGCGACAGCGCTGCTTTTTTCATATTTACTACCTCTTATTCCGCCTAAAACATTTCCATTGCTTTCTGTTCTAAGTCTTGGAGTACCGGTGCTTATCATTTTAAATGCTTTATTTCTTGTTTACTGGATTTTCAGAACAAAAAGGCAGGTTTTATTATCGCTAATCGTTCTTATTCTTGGCTATAATTATGTGAGCAGTTTTGTGAAATTTTCCGGAGCTGAAACCGATAAGGAACAGGTTTCAGACCTTTCACTGATGAGTTATAATGTAAGAATGTTCAATGCCTACGAGTGGTCTGAAAGAAAGGATATTCCTGAAAAAATAACCAATTTTATAAAGGAGCAGAATCCAGATATTCTTTGTGTTCAGGAGCACTATATAGGAGCAGCTGAACTGGCAAAAATATATCCATATGAATACGTAAAACTGAAAGGTAAGAATGCGGAATTTGGGTCGGCAATCTTCTCAAAGTATCCTATTATCAATCAGGCTTCCCTTGATTTTCCTCAACAGGGAAACAATAATGCCATTTATGCAGATATTGTGGTAAAGAAGGATACGGTGCGTGTTTTCAATGTGCACTTTCAGTCTTTAAATATCAAGCCGGGAATAGATGATCTTCAGAAAGAAGACTCAAAAAAACTGCTTGGGCGTATTGGGTACGGCTTTTCACTTCAGCAGGAGCAGGCAGAGGCTTTGGGAAAAGAACTAACCAAATCACCGTATAATACTGTTGTAGCCGGTGATTTTAATAATACGAGCTTTTCGTATATCTATAATCTGGTGAATCAGGATGACAGGTTCAACGATGCATTTCTGGAAGCAGGTTCAGGTTTCGGGAAAAGCTTTAAACTGAATTATTTTCCGCTGCGTATAGACTTTCTATTGATAGAAGATAAGATGACCATTAATGAATTCAGGAAATTTGAAGTGGATTATTCAGATCACTATCCCGTTTTAACGAAGATCCAGTTTTAA
- a CDS encoding rhomboid family intramembrane serine protease, which translates to MRSSDRIRYKIQTATVTEKLIAINVLVFILFFLLKTVAFLFQFPSDFLVQWFVFPKEPMEFLLKPWSIITYSFLHSGIWHILSNMLILYFSGIYFLNYFSPKKLLNYYFLGVIIGALVYMLSYNLFPAFQGTGRSYLMGASAGVMAVLIGIAAHIPNMRVRLMLIGSIKFWWIAAFLVVIDIIQIPMGNAGGHLAHLGGASLGYLYTNQLKKGNDIGKWFENIMDSLVSLFKPKERKAKMKTVHRTGKRATKQQRTKSNFDKNEKQKRVDAILDKISKSGYESLNKEEKDFLFQAGKED; encoded by the coding sequence ATGAGATCATCAGATAGAATTAGATATAAGATCCAGACCGCTACGGTCACTGAAAAGCTCATTGCAATTAATGTGCTGGTCTTTATATTGTTCTTCCTGTTAAAGACGGTCGCATTTCTGTTTCAGTTTCCGTCTGATTTCCTGGTGCAATGGTTTGTTTTCCCAAAAGAACCTATGGAGTTTCTACTGAAACCCTGGTCTATTATCACTTATTCATTTTTGCATAGTGGGATCTGGCATATTTTATCTAATATGTTGATTCTCTATTTCTCCGGAATCTATTTTTTAAATTATTTCTCACCTAAAAAATTACTCAACTACTATTTTCTGGGAGTGATTATTGGGGCTTTAGTATATATGTTGAGCTATAACCTTTTTCCTGCATTTCAGGGCACCGGGCGTTCTTATCTCATGGGAGCTTCTGCAGGGGTGATGGCTGTTTTAATAGGGATCGCAGCTCATATTCCCAATATGAGGGTTAGATTAATGTTGATTGGCAGCATAAAGTTTTGGTGGATCGCAGCTTTTTTAGTGGTGATAGATATTATCCAGATCCCCATGGGCAATGCTGGGGGACATCTTGCGCATCTTGGTGGTGCCAGCCTGGGTTATCTATATACCAATCAATTAAAGAAAGGGAATGATATTGGAAAATGGTTTGAAAATATCATGGATTCTCTGGTTTCACTTTTTAAACCAAAGGAGCGCAAAGCAAAGATGAAAACGGTACATCGTACAGGAAAAAGAGCTACGAAGCAGCAAAGAACTAAAAGTAATTTTGACAAGAACGAGAAGCAAAAACGAGTAGATGCAATTCTAGATAAAATTAGTAAAAGTGGCTACGAAAGTTTAAATAAAGAAGAAAAGGACTTTTTATTTCAAGCAGGTAAAGAAGATTAA
- a CDS encoding rhomboid family intramembrane serine protease, translating to MGRMTETVKVLLIINVIFFIGSQLIGDVAYEYFALWFIKNPNFQFWQIVSHMFMHGGFMHILFNMYALWAFGSPIEQMLGKKRFIFFYFSAGIGAALLHTLVNFYAYQKGFNGLLELGWTPPEIMNFIEQAYASNRFRIPEGIDEGTLRSMLSAFSNPAVGASGAIYGVLVAFGMMFPNVELFLLFVPVPIKAKYFIPGLIALDLFSGFTGYSLFGGSIAHFAHIGGALFGFIMMYYWKKNQFNDNRWY from the coding sequence ATGGGAAGAATGACAGAAACCGTAAAGGTTCTCCTGATTATAAATGTAATATTCTTTATTGGTAGCCAGTTAATTGGTGACGTTGCTTACGAGTATTTCGCGTTATGGTTTATAAAAAATCCAAATTTTCAGTTTTGGCAAATAGTAAGTCACATGTTTATGCATGGTGGGTTTATGCATATTCTTTTTAATATGTATGCACTTTGGGCTTTTGGAAGTCCTATAGAGCAAATGCTGGGTAAAAAACGTTTTATATTTTTCTATTTTTCAGCAGGAATAGGGGCGGCGTTATTGCATACGCTGGTTAATTTTTATGCATATCAAAAAGGTTTTAACGGATTACTGGAACTAGGCTGGACTCCCCCAGAGATCATGAATTTTATTGAGCAGGCTTATGCCTCCAATAGATTCAGGATACCGGAGGGAATAGATGAAGGGACTTTACGTTCTATGTTAAGTGCTTTCTCGAATCCTGCAGTAGGAGCATCTGGAGCGATCTACGGAGTCCTGGTGGCTTTTGGGATGATGTTTCCAAATGTGGAGTTATTTCTGCTCTTTGTACCAGTACCAATTAAAGCGAAGTATTTTATTCCCGGATTAATTGCATTAGATTTGTTTTCGGGCTTTACGGGATATTCTTTATTTGGTGGGTCTATTGCACACTTCGCACACATTGGAGGTGCATTATTTGGCTTTATAATGATGTATTATTGGAAAAAGAATCAGTTTAACGATAATCGCTGGTATTAA